The DNA window GCCGGACGGCTCGATCGCATCGACACGGCGCTGGCGACCTTCACCGCGCTGCGTTTGTGGAAAAATGATTTTTGATGTGAAAACCGGCGGATGAACTTCATCCGCCGGCCTTGGTTTTAGAACTTAGATTTAAATCTCTTCATACAGCGGCAAGGTCAGGAACTCGGCGAACTCGGTCGACGTCGACATCTGTTCGAAGATCTGGCCGGCGCGCACATACGTCGGACCGTCGCCGCCCGGCGCGTCACGCTGCACTTTGGCCAACTCCTCCGGTATCATCGCGCGCACCATGTCGGCCGTCACTTTGCGGCCGTCGTCCAGCACGCCCTTGTCCGAACGGATCCACTGCCACACCTGCGAGCGGCTGATTTCGGCCGTGGCCGCGTCTTCCATCAGGTTGTGGATCGGCACGCAGCCGTTGCCGGCCAGCCAGCTACCCAGATAATGGATGCCGACGTTGATGTTGTAACGCAGGCCGGCCTCGGTGATCGGCGCTTCCGGCTTGAAGTCCAGCAGTTGTTCGGCGCTGACGTCGATGTCCGGACGTTGCTTGTCGATCTGATTGGGCTTGTCGCCCAACACCTTGGTGAATTCGGTCATCGCCAGTTCGACCAGGCCCGGGTGGGCGACCCAGCCGCCGTCGTAGCCGTCGGTGGCGTCGCGCGCCTTGTCGTTGCGCACGCCGCCCATCGCCACTTCGTTCTTTTCCGGATCGTTCTTGATCGGGATCAGCGCGGCCATGCCGCCGATGGCCGGCGCGTTGCGCTTGTGGCAGGTTTTAAGCAGCAGCAACGCGTAGGCGCGCATGAACGGCGCCGTCATCGTTACCTTGGCGCGGTCGGCCAGGCAGAAATCCTTGTCCAGCTTGAACTTCTTGATGCACGAGAAGATGTAATCCCAGCGGCCGGCGTTCAGGCCAGAGCTGTGCTCGCGCAGTTCGTACAGGATCTCGTCCATCTCGAAGGCGGCCAGGATGGTCTCGATCAGCACGGTGGCCTTGATCGTGCCCTGCGGCAGGCCCAGTTCGTTCTGCGTCATCACGAAGATGTCGTTCCACAGGCGCGCTTCCAGATGCGATTCCATCTTCGGAAGGTAGAAGTATGGGCCCGCGCCGCGCGCCAGCTGCTCTTTGGCGTTGTGGAACATGAACAGCGCGAAGTCGAAGATGCCGCCGGAGATGCGCTTGCCGTCGACTAGCACATGTTTTTCATCCAGGTGCCAGCCGCGCGGACGCACGACCAAGGTGGCGATCTTGTCGTTGAGCTTGTAGGACTTGCCGTTCTGCTCGAGCGCGATGGTGCGGCGCACGGCGTCGAACATATTGATCTGGCCGGTGATCTGGTTGTCCCAGTTCGGCGTGTTGGAATCCTCGAAGTCGGTCATGTAGCTGTCGGCGCCCGAGTTGAAGGCGTTAATGACCATTTTGCGCTCGACCGGACCGGTGATCTCAACGCGACGGCATTCCAGCGCTTTCGGGATCGGCGCGATTTTCCAGTCGCCGGCGCGGATGTGCGCGGTCTCCGCCAGGAAGTCCGGACGCTCGCCCGCGTCGAGGCGCTTGGCGCGCTCGACGCGCACCGCCAGCAGCTGTTGACGGCGCGACTCGAACTCGCGTGTCAGCTTGACCACCAGCGACAGCGCCTCGGCGGTGAGGATGTTTTCGTAGCCGGGCTTGATCTCGCCGGTGATTTGCATGCCTGCCGGCAAAGTGATGGTGGACTGCGTCATATGGTCGATCTCCGTAAGAAAATATTAACTTCCATACCAAATTATAAGCACGGATGCTGCGGATGCGCGCCTGAATCTTTTAGTGTGGCTGCTCGGTTACGCGGCGTTCTGTTTTACAGTATATTCACTCATAAGTTATGCAAACGAGACTAAAAATCACTTCATCTATGCGTTTTTATCACAAGTGAGAGGTATGCCGGTTCATGGGCCAGTTCAGACAAATATCGACCTTCGTTGAAGTCGTCGCCAGGGGCAGCCTGTCGGCCGCCGCCCGGGCCGAGGGCATCGCGCCGGCCATGATCGGGCGCCGCCTGGACGCGCTGGAAAGCCGCCTTGGCGTCAAGCTGTTGCAGCGGACCACGCGCAAGCTGGCGCTGACGGACGAAGGCGCGGCCTTCCTGGAGGATTGCCAGCGCATCCTGGCGGAGCTGGAGGAGGCCGAATCGGCGGTGGCCGAGCGCAGCGCGCACGCCACGGGCCATCTGATGATCTCGGCGCCAGCCGGCTTCGGCCGCCAGCACGTGGCGCCGCTGCTGCCCTCCTTCCTCAGCGAGCACCGCGACGTCACGGCCACCTTGAACATGAGCGACCGCGTGGTCGACATCGTCGGCGAGGGCATCGACGTGGCGATCCGCATCGCCAGCCTGGCCGATTCCAACCTGGTCAGCGTCAAGCTGGCCGACAACGAGCGCGTGGTGGTGGCCGCCCCCTCCTACCTCAAACGCTACGGCGAGCCGAAGACCTTGGCCGATCTGGCCAAACACAATTGCCTTGCCATCAGCAGCGAAGGCAGCCAGCGCGGCTGGACCTTCCGCGACAACGGCAAGAACGTGGTGTTGAAGGTGAACGGCAACATGGGCTGCAACGACGGCCAGGTGCTGCACGATTGGGCGCTGGCCGGCAAGGGTCTGGCGTGGCGTTCGATGTGGGAGGTGGGCAGCGAGATCGAGGCGGGCAAGCTGCGGACGGTGCTCGATCAGCACGCGGCGCCGGGCAACGATATCTACGCGGTGTTCGCGCAGCGCCGTCACCTGCCCTTGCGGATACGCGCGTTCGTCGATTTTCTGCGGCATACCTATGCGCAGGGGGATTACTGGCGCAAATCAGGAAAGCAATGAAGGGACAATAAAGAGAAGCAATGAACGAGAGCAATAACGCTTATAAAACTGCAACAACAAAACTCTGGACGAAAAAAAATCCTCGGATACCGAGGATTTCTTTATTTCGTTTGATTCAGCGTATTACAGAGGCTGAATGTTCGAAGCTTGCTTGCCCTTAGGACCAGCAGTCACTTCAAAAGAAACACGTTGGTTCTCTTGCAGCGACTTGAAGCCTGCGGACTGAATCGCCGAGAAGTGAGCGAACAGATCTTCGCCGCCTTCGTCAGGGGTGATAAAGCCGAAGCCCTTCGAATCATTGAACCATTTTACGATACCAGTTGCCATTACAATTCCTATTTCAGTTAAGTTGGGCTTGCGCCCGTGATATCGTTTGAGGCAAGAAAGAAATGACAGACTAACTGCACTACTCTTGAATCTAAACGATCCCGCATTATACCCATTTACGAGAGAAAAGCACGTGTTCACGAAAATAAATGCAAACCGTCGCTTTTTTTGGTAGAAAAACCGAGTTGTTCGGGCTTCCCGCCGGTACTTCCTTCCCTCTCCGTGAGTGGTGTAACTGTCACTATAGACAAGTAAATGATAACTGGTTTGATTTACATCAAGCGCACGGCTCAATCGAAAACTGTTGCGCGGGCGTCACGGGCGGCCCAGCGCAACAGTTTTTCCACCTCGGGAACCACCGCATTCCAGCCTGAACCGGAGGCCATCGCCTCGCGCAGCATGTGCTCGATGCGCCGCGCCTCCTGACCAAGCGTGCCGAAGCCGAAGGTGCCGGCCGATCCGGCCACGCCGTGCAGCAGCTCGTGCAGCTGATGCATCGCCGCTTCGGTCGGCGCGCCTCCGTTCGCGCTTTCGGCGACACAGACGGCCAGCGCCGACGTGATCTTCTCCATCGTCACCGGTACGGTCGCGGCGAACTTTTCGTTCAGCGCAGCCAGGCGCGCGCGGAAATCTGGATCGACTGGAGTGGCCATGACGTTATTATTTGGTGCCGAAGATGCGGTCGCCGGCATCGCCCAGGCCCGGCACGATGTACGCGTGTTCGTTCAGGTGCGAGTCGAGCGAGGCGCAGTAGATCTTCACGCCCGGATGCGACTTCTGGAACACTTCGATGCCTTCCGGCGCGGCCACCAGCGCCAGGAAGATGATCTGCTCGTCGGTCACGCCGCGCGATTTGAGCACGTCCACCGCGTGCACCGCAGAATTGCCGGTGGCGACCATCGGGTCGCACAGGATGAAGGTGCGCTCGGCCAGATCCGGCAGACGCACCAGATACTCCACCGGCTGGTGGGTGTCGGGGTCGCGGAACACGCCGATGTGGCCCACGCGCGCCGACGGCACGAGGTTCAGCAGGCCGTCGCTCATGCCGATGCCGGCGCGCAGGATAGGCACGATCGCCAGTTTTTTACCGGCGATGACGGGTGCGTCGATGGTCATCAGCGGGGTTTCGATGGTGCGGGTGGTCAGCGGCAGGTCGCGGGTGATCTCGTAACCCATCAGCAGCGTGATTTCCTTGAGCAGTTCGCGGAAGGTACGGGTCGATGTATCCTTCTCGCGCATGTGACTCAGTTTGTGTTGGATCAGCGGATGGTCGGTGATGAACAGATTGGGAAAGCGCGGATCTTGTTTCATTGTTTGCTCTTTTTTGACAGTTATCGCGCCATTATACTAGGCAAGCACCAGTGCCCGACCAAGAATCGCCTCGCAATCCACGCCCGCCGGCAGCCGTCCAAAGGCTCCTCCGGGCTCGCGCGCCAGCCGCGAGGCGACGAACGCCGATGACACATATAACGGCGCATGGCGCAGCAGCAGGCCCGCCTGCACCGCCAGCACCACGCGCTCGGCCAACAGCCGCGCGCCGAATTCGTCGGCCTGCGGCTGGCCCAGGTCCGCGAGCAGCGCCTGGATGTAGCGCACGTAATCGCCCTGCCCCGGTATTTCGCCCGCGCCCTCCCCGACTGCGGCCAGCTCCAGCTCCGCCGCCAGCGCCTCGCGCGCGGCCGGGGTTTTGCCGAAGGCCCGCAGCAGGTCCAGGCACATCACGTTGCCCGACCCCTCCCAGATCGAATTGACGGGCAGCTCGCGGTACAGGCGCGCCAACGGGCCGTCTTCCACATAGCCGTTGCCGCCGATGACCTCCATCGCCTCGGCGCCGAAGGCAGGCCCGCGCTTGCAGATCCAGTATTTGCCGGCCGGCGTCAGGATGCGCGCCAGCAGCTGCTGCGCCGGATCGCCGGCCTGGTCGAAGCAGCGCGCCAGCCGCATCGCGAACGCGGTGGCGGCCTCCGATTCGAGCGCCAGGTCCGCCAGCACGTTGCGCATCAACGACTGCTCGGACAGCGGCCTGCCGAACGCCGTGCGGCCGCGCGCGTGGTGCAGCGCGTGCGTCAGCGCCGCCCGCATCGCACCCGCGCTACCGAGCACGCAGTCGAGCCGCGTGTGGCCGCCCATCTCCAGTATCGTCGGGATGCCGCGTCCCGGCTTGCCGATCAACCAACCGTGGGCGCCGGTGAACTCAACTTCCGACGAGGCGTTGGAGCGGTTGCCCACCTTGTCCTTCAGCCGCTGCACCCGGATCTGATTGCGGCTGCCGTCCGGCAGATAGCGCGGCAGGAAAAAGCATGACAGCCCGGCGCTGCCGCCATCGTCGGTTTGCGCCAGGATCAGGTGCGCATCGCTTTGCGGCGCCGAGAAAAACCATTTGTGGCCGACGATGCGGTACACATCAACGCCCTCGTCGCCATATAACGCCCGCGCTTCGCCGGGTGTCAGCGGCGCGGCGCGGGTGGTGTTGGAGCGCACGTCGGACCCGCCCTGCTTCTCCGTCATGCCCATGCCAACGATGGCGCCGCGCTTTTGCGCGACAGGCAGCGAGCGCGGGTCGTATTCCATCGACAGGATCTTGGGCAGCCATTTGGCGGCGATCGCCGGCGCCTGGCGCAGCGCTGGCACGCAGGCATAGGTCATCGTCACCGGACATTGCGATCCGTTCTCCACCTGGCCGAACATCAAATACTTCGCCGCCCGCGCCACCTGCGCGCCCTCGCCGCCCAGCCAGGGGGACGCGTGGGCGCCGTTCTCTATTAGTAGCGTCATCAGGCTATGCCAGGCCGGATGGAACTCCACCTCGTCGATGCGGTTGCCGGCGCGGTCGAAATTGTGCAGGGCCGGCGGATACTGGTTGGCCAGGCGCGCCAGGTCCAGCGTTTCGGCGCGGCCCAGTTGCCCGCCCAGCGCCTGCAGCGCATCGGCCTGCGCGCCACCGCCCTCGCGCATCAGCGCCTCCCGCAACGCGGGGTCCGCCGTAAACAGGTTGAAATTCTCCAGCGGCGCGACGGTGTTGCGCACCTGATGGGTATCGAAAGGGGTGTCGAAAGCGTTCACGGTAGGCTCCTCCCGGGCGGTGCCGGTGCTCAATTGACAAGCCAGACTAGCGCAAACAAAAGCGCCAGGCAAGCGCGCGCATCGTCACCGCGCGCGGGCGCCGCGCGGCGGCAAACCGCGCTCGCGGCGGCCCTACTTTCCCTCTGACCGCATCTTTTTAGAGGTTTCTCAATAGAAATGAGTAAAACTCGACGGAATGTTGTCTGTTTTCATGTAAATCCAAACTCATCAGTGATACATTTCGTTCTGGTTTTGCAAGATAAAAGCAATCCAATTGTTACATGAACAACTTGAAAGTGTAGAACCACGCGATGCACCCCACTCATCCATCACAGCCCGAGCGCGACGAGCGCACTGAATCGGACCACCACGCGGACCACCACGCGGACCACCTCGTGGACCACCTCATGGAGGAGGCTGGCGATGTCGTTTTCCGTCTCGACGCGCTCGGCGAGATCGCGTTCGCCAGCCGCCGCGCGACCGCGCTGCTGGCCCGTTCGGACGCGCTCACCGGCGGCACGCTGACCAAGCTGATATGCGAAGCCGACCAGGCGCCGCTGGCGGCCGCCCTGGCCGAAGTGACCGAAGCGCGCACCACGCGCCTGGTCGAAGTGCGTTTCAAAACCCCGGATGCGGAGGTCTGGCACGAGTTGCGGATCTCCTGCCACGTCAACCGGCAAAACGAGGTCGCCGGACTATTGGTCGTCGGGCGCGACATGTCGATCCAGCACGCCACCGAGGAACGCCTGCGCCACATGGCCACGCACGACGCGCTGACCGAGCTGCCCAACCGCCTGCTGCTGTCGGACCGCATGCGCATGGTCATCGCCAACGCACGCCGCTCCGGCCAGGGCTTCGCGGTCGCCACCATCGGCCTTGATGGCTTCAAGAAGGTCAACGACGGCCTGGGACACCCGATCGGCGACGCCCTGCTGCGCACGGCCGCCGCCCGCCTGCGCAAGACCCTGCGCGACAGCGACACCCTGGCCCGCGTCGGCGGCGACGAATTCGTCGCCATCCTGCCCGGCACCGCCACCGAGGCGCAGATCAAACTGGTCACCGGCCGCCTGATCGCCACCTTGCAGTCGCCGTTCGAAATCGACAGCCACACGATCTATGTCGGCGCCTCGGTCGGCGTCGCCGTCTATCCGACCCACGCCGAGGACGAGGTGCGCCTGGTCGCCCTGGCCGATGCGGCCATGTCGCGCGCCAAGGAAACCGGCAAGGCGCGCTGCGTGGTCTACAGCCCCGCCGAAGCCGGCCCGCCGGCGCACGACATCTCGCTCGAAGCGGCGATGTTCCAGGCGGTGCGCGAGGGCGAGTTCCTGCTCTACTACCAGCCCATCGTGGACGCCAAAACCCGCGAGATCCAGGGCTTCGAGACCCTGATGCGCTGGAAGCATCCAACCCTGGGCATGGTGCCGCCGGCCCGCTTCATCCCCATCGCCGAGACCAACGGCTTGATCAACCTGCTGGGCGCCTGGGCGCTCAAGGCCGCGTGCGTGCAGCTCAAACAGTTCGAGGAGGTGGCGAAACGCCCCCTCTACATCTCTGTTAATATTAGCCCCCGGCAATTCCGTAATAATAAGTTTCTCGACGTGCTCGACGACGCCATCGCGTTTTCGGGCCTACTTGGTGAGCAATTGGTGTTAGAAATCACAGAAGGCACATTGATGATCGATCCGGTCCACGCGGAATCGATCCTGTCCAAAATGGCGGAGCGCAAGGCCCGCATCGCCATCGACGATTTCGGCACCGGTTACTCTTCGCTCGCCTACCTCAAACGCTTCCCGATTTCCGTGCTCAAGATCGACCGCGCCTTTATCCGCGACCTGCCCGCATCGCAAAAGGACGGCGCCATCTGCAACGCCGTGCTCGATCTGGCCAAGCACCTGGACTTGTCGGTGGTGGCCGAGGGTGTGGAAACGGAAGAACAGCTGCACTTCCTCGAGCAGCGCGGCTGCCAATACATCCAGGGCTACCTGACCGGCAAGCCGATGGCCGCCAACGTCGCCCTGGCCGCGCTCAGGGAAAGCATCCACGTCAAGATGGTGCCGGCCGAACTGCGTCAGGTGGCGCAATGACGGACAGCTTCAAAGCCAGCACGCCGTTGGGCGACAAAACGCTGGCCGAGCTGTGGGACTGCACCCGCCGCCGCGGCGACATGCCCGGCTTCGCCAAGGCCATCACGGCCATCCTGAGCGCCATGCGCGGCGAGGACGAACAGGAATTCAACATGACGCGCACCGTGCTGTCCGATCCGGTGCTCACGCAAAAGGTGCTGCGGCTCGCGAACAGCGGCATGTACTCCGCCTTCGGCCAGCACGTCAACACCGTCTCGAAAGCGGTGCTGGTGCTGGGCACCGAGGCGATCGGCCATCTGGCGCTCGGCCTGAAGCTGATCGAGGAACTGGCCGGCACGTCCAACGACGCCACCATCGCCCACATCGAAATGGAAAAAGCCGTGCTGGCGGGGATCGTCGCCCAGCAAATCGCCTACACGGCCGAAAGCCAGCATGGCGAGGCGGCCGTGGTGTGCTCGATGCTGCACACCTTGGGCCGCATGATGGTGACCTTCTACATGCCGGAACGCTGGAACGAACTGCAGCACCTGGCCGACCAGGATGGCCGCGCCATCGACGACGTCGCGCCGGACATACTGGGCCTCAGCATGGAGGAGATCGGCCACGCCGCCGCCCTGCACTGGGGGCTGCCGGCCAGCCTGGTCAAGGGCATGCGCAAACTGGCGCCGACCGGGGACGGCGCCGAAGTCAGCGCCTCCGACTGGATCGCCGGCCTGTCGACTATGTCGGCCATGTGCGCCGAATCGCTGTGGCACGACGACCCGGCCGGCGCGGCCATCGTCAAGCAGCTGACCGAAAGCTATTCGGTGATGCTGGGCGTGGAGCCGGCCAATCTGATGCACGCCATCGAACAAGCCAAAGTGGTGGCGGCGAACGACCTGACCATCGCCCCGCTCTCGCGCCCCGCCGAGCGGCGCGCCAAGGCGCTGGCCAAGACGCGCCAGCGCGCGGCCGGCAACCAGATCCTGCTCAGCGGCCTGGCCGACATGCGCGACATGCTCGACACGGCCAGCCCGGGCCAGATGGTGCAGATCGCGCTGGAAACCGTCTACAAGGGATTGGATTTTTCGCGCGCGGTGGCGTTCGTGCGCAACCGCAAGGAGAGCCACTATTCGGCCAAGATCTCCTTCGGCGAAGGCACCAAGGAACTGCTAACGGCGCTGACATTCGACGACGCCTACGAACCGAACGTGTTCCACGCCGCCCTCAATAGCGACCGCGTGATCTTCATCGAAAACGCGCGCGACGCCAAGTTCGCCGCCAAGCTGCCGCTGTGGTGGAAAAGTTCGCTGGCCGAGGCGCGCAGCTTTGTGATCCTGCCGTTGTCGGCGAACGGCCAACCGGCCGGTTTCCTGTACGGCGATTGGGACGACTCCTTCCCGCCGATCCAGCTAAGCCAGACCGAGTTCTCGCTGCTCAACGACATGCGCATGCTGGTGGTACGCGCGGTGGAGCGGCGCCACGCGCAGGAAATCGTCAGCAGCCGCGTGTAAGCAGGCCGGCTATGGCGCCGGCCGCTTCGCTTACAGCGTGATATCCGGAGTGGATACCTTGACGTCGCCGCATTGGGCGCGGTGCATTAGCGCGTGGTCGATCAGCACCAGGGCCAGCATGGCCTCGGCGATCGGCGTGGCGCGGATGCCGACGCATGGGTCGTGGCGCCCGAACGTCTCGACCACGACCGGGTTGCCGTCTTTGTCGATGGAGTCGCGCGGCGAACGAATGGACGAGGTCGGTTTGATCGCGATCGACACCGTGATGTCCTGGCCGGTCGAAATGCCGCCCAGCACGCCGCCGGCGTTGTTGCCGATGAAGCCTTGCGGCGTCAGCGAATCGCCGTGCTCGGTGCCCTTTTGCGCCACCGACTTGAAGCCGGCGCCGATTTCCACACCCTTGACGGCGTTGATGCCCATCATCGCGTAGGCGATGTCGGCGTCGAGCTTGTCGTAGATCGGCTGGCCCAGGCCCACCGGCACGTTGCGCGCGATGACGTCGATGCGCGCGCCGATCGAGTCGCCGGCCTTGCGCAGCTCGTCCATCGCCGCCTCCATGCGGGCGATCAGGTCGGCGTCGCCGCTGGCGGCGAAGAACGGGTTGTCGTGCACGTGCGACCAGTCCTGGAACGGCACCGGGATATCGCCCAACTGGCTCATGCAGCCGAGGAATTCGGTGCCGTATTGCTGCTTCAGCCATTTCTTGGCCACGGCCGCCGCACCCACCACCGGCGCCGTCAGGCGCGCCGACGAACGGCCGCCGCCACGCGGATCGCGCACGCCGTACTTATGCCAATAGGTGTAGTCCGCGTGGCCGGGACGGAAACTGTCGACGATATTGCCGTAATCCTTGCTGCGCTGGTCCTCGTTGCGGATCAGCAGCGCGATCGGCGTGCCGGTCGTCACGCCCTGGTACACGCCGGACAGGATTTCCACCGTGTCGGGCTCCTTGCGCTGGGTGACGTGGCGCGACGTGCCCGGCTTGCGGCGGTCCAGTTCCGGCTGGATGTCCGCTTCCGACAAAGGCAAACCCGGTGGGCATCCATCGATCACGCAGCCGATCGCCGGGCCGTGCGACTCACCAAAAGTAGTAACAGAAAACAATTTGCCAAATGTATTGCCGGACATAGGAAGAGAATCTTCGGAAAAAGGTGGAAAGTTCCTCATTCTACCAGCCTGCCGCCGCTAGCGGCCGGCCATGACAATAATTTGCATATAAACAAGTATTGCTTGATAATATGGCCGATGGAAACCTTGGCAAAATATTATCCAGTTGTGACAAGTAACAGACAACTATGCGACAACTGTGCGGCAAGTTGCATACGGGTACGTAACCTTACGTCCAAAGGTCGGGAAATCCGCGTTCTTTTTGACATTCCGCTATATACTTGATTACAAGAACACCGAGAAATCCTGGAGAAGCTACACATGCCCCCACCGATCACGCCACTTGAGCCCTCAGCGGCCAAGGATGATCAAGACGATCTGGTATTCTTGGAAGAACATCCGGCGGCGCCCGATGCCTCGGGCGCGCGCAACGTATGGCGCGTCATG is part of the Oxalobacteraceae bacterium OTU3CAMAD1 genome and encodes:
- the aceB gene encoding malate synthase A; amino-acid sequence: MTQSTITLPAGMQITGEIKPGYENILTAEALSLVVKLTREFESRRQQLLAVRVERAKRLDAGERPDFLAETAHIRAGDWKIAPIPKALECRRVEITGPVERKMVINAFNSGADSYMTDFEDSNTPNWDNQITGQINMFDAVRRTIALEQNGKSYKLNDKIATLVVRPRGWHLDEKHVLVDGKRISGGIFDFALFMFHNAKEQLARGAGPYFYLPKMESHLEARLWNDIFVMTQNELGLPQGTIKATVLIETILAAFEMDEILYELREHSSGLNAGRWDYIFSCIKKFKLDKDFCLADRAKVTMTAPFMRAYALLLLKTCHKRNAPAIGGMAALIPIKNDPEKNEVAMGGVRNDKARDATDGYDGGWVAHPGLVELAMTEFTKVLGDKPNQIDKQRPDIDVSAEQLLDFKPEAPITEAGLRYNINVGIHYLGSWLAGNGCVPIHNLMEDAATAEISRSQVWQWIRSDKGVLDDGRKVTADMVRAMIPEELAKVQRDAPGGDGPTYVRAGQIFEQMSTSTEFAEFLTLPLYEEI
- a CDS encoding LysR family transcriptional regulator, whose translation is MGQFRQISTFVEVVARGSLSAAARAEGIAPAMIGRRLDALESRLGVKLLQRTTRKLALTDEGAAFLEDCQRILAELEEAESAVAERSAHATGHLMISAPAGFGRQHVAPLLPSFLSEHRDVTATLNMSDRVVDIVGEGIDVAIRIASLADSNLVSVKLADNERVVVAAPSYLKRYGEPKTLADLAKHNCLAISSEGSQRGWTFRDNGKNVVLKVNGNMGCNDGQVLHDWALAGKGLAWRSMWEVGSEIEAGKLRTVLDQHAAPGNDIYAVFAQRRHLPLRIRAFVDFLRHTYAQGDYWRKSGKQ
- a CDS encoding cold-shock protein gives rise to the protein MATGIVKWFNDSKGFGFITPDEGGEDLFAHFSAIQSAGFKSLQENQRVSFEVTAGPKGKQASNIQPL
- a CDS encoding Hpt domain-containing protein, whose product is MATPVDPDFRARLAALNEKFAATVPVTMEKITSALAVCVAESANGGAPTEAAMHQLHELLHGVAGSAGTFGFGTLGQEARRIEHMLREAMASGSGWNAVVPEVEKLLRWAARDARATVFD
- the upp gene encoding uracil phosphoribosyltransferase: MKQDPRFPNLFITDHPLIQHKLSHMREKDTSTRTFRELLKEITLLMGYEITRDLPLTTRTIETPLMTIDAPVIAGKKLAIVPILRAGIGMSDGLLNLVPSARVGHIGVFRDPDTHQPVEYLVRLPDLAERTFILCDPMVATGNSAVHAVDVLKSRGVTDEQIIFLALVAAPEGIEVFQKSHPGVKIYCASLDSHLNEHAYIVPGLGDAGDRIFGTK
- a CDS encoding isovaleryl-CoA dehydrogenase is translated as MNAFDTPFDTHQVRNTVAPLENFNLFTADPALREALMREGGGAQADALQALGGQLGRAETLDLARLANQYPPALHNFDRAGNRIDEVEFHPAWHSLMTLLIENGAHASPWLGGEGAQVARAAKYLMFGQVENGSQCPVTMTYACVPALRQAPAIAAKWLPKILSMEYDPRSLPVAQKRGAIVGMGMTEKQGGSDVRSNTTRAAPLTPGEARALYGDEGVDVYRIVGHKWFFSAPQSDAHLILAQTDDGGSAGLSCFFLPRYLPDGSRNQIRVQRLKDKVGNRSNASSEVEFTGAHGWLIGKPGRGIPTILEMGGHTRLDCVLGSAGAMRAALTHALHHARGRTAFGRPLSEQSLMRNVLADLALESEAATAFAMRLARCFDQAGDPAQQLLARILTPAGKYWICKRGPAFGAEAMEVIGGNGYVEDGPLARLYRELPVNSIWEGSGNVMCLDLLRAFGKTPAAREALAAELELAAVGEGAGEIPGQGDYVRYIQALLADLGQPQADEFGARLLAERVVLAVQAGLLLRHAPLYVSSAFVASRLAREPGGAFGRLPAGVDCEAILGRALVLA
- a CDS encoding EAL domain-containing protein, whose product is MEEAGDVVFRLDALGEIAFASRRATALLARSDALTGGTLTKLICEADQAPLAAALAEVTEARTTRLVEVRFKTPDAEVWHELRISCHVNRQNEVAGLLVVGRDMSIQHATEERLRHMATHDALTELPNRLLLSDRMRMVIANARRSGQGFAVATIGLDGFKKVNDGLGHPIGDALLRTAAARLRKTLRDSDTLARVGGDEFVAILPGTATEAQIKLVTGRLIATLQSPFEIDSHTIYVGASVGVAVYPTHAEDEVRLVALADAAMSRAKETGKARCVVYSPAEAGPPAHDISLEAAMFQAVREGEFLLYYQPIVDAKTREIQGFETLMRWKHPTLGMVPPARFIPIAETNGLINLLGAWALKAACVQLKQFEEVAKRPLYISVNISPRQFRNNKFLDVLDDAIAFSGLLGEQLVLEITEGTLMIDPVHAESILSKMAERKARIAIDDFGTGYSSLAYLKRFPISVLKIDRAFIRDLPASQKDGAICNAVLDLAKHLDLSVVAEGVETEEQLHFLEQRGCQYIQGYLTGKPMAANVALAALRESIHVKMVPAELRQVAQ
- a CDS encoding HDOD domain-containing protein, translated to MTDSFKASTPLGDKTLAELWDCTRRRGDMPGFAKAITAILSAMRGEDEQEFNMTRTVLSDPVLTQKVLRLANSGMYSAFGQHVNTVSKAVLVLGTEAIGHLALGLKLIEELAGTSNDATIAHIEMEKAVLAGIVAQQIAYTAESQHGEAAVVCSMLHTLGRMMVTFYMPERWNELQHLADQDGRAIDDVAPDILGLSMEEIGHAAALHWGLPASLVKGMRKLAPTGDGAEVSASDWIAGLSTMSAMCAESLWHDDPAGAAIVKQLTESYSVMLGVEPANLMHAIEQAKVVAANDLTIAPLSRPAERRAKALAKTRQRAAGNQILLSGLADMRDMLDTASPGQMVQIALETVYKGLDFSRAVAFVRNRKESHYSAKISFGEGTKELLTALTFDDAYEPNVFHAALNSDRVIFIENARDAKFAAKLPLWWKSSLAEARSFVILPLSANGQPAGFLYGDWDDSFPPIQLSQTEFSLLNDMRMLVVRAVERRHAQEIVSSRV
- the aroC gene encoding chorismate synthase is translated as MSGNTFGKLFSVTTFGESHGPAIGCVIDGCPPGLPLSEADIQPELDRRKPGTSRHVTQRKEPDTVEILSGVYQGVTTGTPIALLIRNEDQRSKDYGNIVDSFRPGHADYTYWHKYGVRDPRGGGRSSARLTAPVVGAAAVAKKWLKQQYGTEFLGCMSQLGDIPVPFQDWSHVHDNPFFAASGDADLIARMEAAMDELRKAGDSIGARIDVIARNVPVGLGQPIYDKLDADIAYAMMGINAVKGVEIGAGFKSVAQKGTEHGDSLTPQGFIGNNAGGVLGGISTGQDITVSIAIKPTSSIRSPRDSIDKDGNPVVVETFGRHDPCVGIRATPIAEAMLALVLIDHALMHRAQCGDVKVSTPDITL